The DNA sequence CTTCTTTCAAGCCTAAACCAGTGATAGCACGAACGACTTTGAGAACGCCCATTTTAGCATCACCGAAGCTATCGAGAATAACATCAAATTCGGTTTTCTCTTCAACTTCTTCTGCAGGAGCGGCCGCACCAGGTGCCATCATCATCATACCACCAGCAGGAGCAGCAGCACTTACACCAAATACTTCCTCGATTTGTTTAACTAACTCGGAAGCCTCTAATAAGGTTAAAGTCTTTAACTCTTCAACAATATTTGCAACTTTATCAGACATTAAATTTAATCTCCTATAAACTATGTAAACACTAAAAAATCGACACTGAAATTACGACTTTTAAGCCGCTTCTTCCTCTTGCTTGGCTCTGTAGGCTTCGATACCACGAGCAATAGAAGCAGGTACTTCCTTGACTCCGATCGCAATTTTCGCAGTAATAGAATTGATCGAACCTGCAATTTGAGCAATAAGTTGTTCTTTGGTGGGTAAATCTGCTAAAGCCTTAACCTCAGCTTCACTGAGGGCTTTACCTTCCATCACACCGCCTCTGAGGCTTGTTTTTTTGCTCTCTTTCGCAAAGGCTTGATAGGCTTTAACTGCACTACCGATGTTTTCTTCGTCCGCCAAAATAAACGCAGAAGAACCTTTTAAAAATTCGGTCATCGGTTGCCAATTTTCATCACCTTCGATGGCTTTACCCATTAAAGTATTTTTAGTTACTTTACAGATAGTTCCGCCTTCTCTTAAGCGATTACGCAAATTAGTGATGTCAGCAACAGTCAGCCCTTGATAGTCTATTACCACCGCCAAGCGAGATTTTTCTAGCAACTGTTTAATTTCAGTTAC is a window from the Cyanobacterium sp. Dongsha4 genome containing:
- the rplL gene encoding 50S ribosomal protein L7/L12, producing MSDKVANIVEELKTLTLLEASELVKQIEEVFGVSAAAPAGGMMMMAPGAAAPAEEVEEKTEFDVILDSFGDAKMGVLKVVRAITGLGLKEAKELVESAPKAIKEGINKEEAENIKKQLEEAGGKVTVK
- the rplJ gene encoding 50S ribosomal protein L10, producing the protein MSKSLESKKQEVTEIKQLLEKSRLAVVIDYQGLTVADITNLRNRLREGGTICKVTKNTLMGKAIEGDENWQPMTEFLKGSSAFILADEENIGSAVKAYQAFAKESKKTSLRGGVMEGKALSEAEVKALADLPTKEQLIAQIAGSINSITAKIAIGVKEVPASIARGIEAYRAKQEEEAA